The DNA segment CTGGAGATAGACATTCACATTATCATCAGTCAAGTCAAGGCCCAAAGCGATGTAATTTGCCAAATATTCATTGACAGCAATTTCCTTTGCCTGTTCAAAGCTGATTCCTCTTGCGGCATAGGATTCCATATCCGCTATTGACAATGATATGGAAGCTCCCTTTTCAAAATACCATTTCAATTGGTCGATGACCATCTTGTGGCCGATATGCATCTGACCGCTTGGCATCATGCCTGTCATTACTGCAAAGTCCTTCTTGCCATTTATGAGCGGCACAAGCTTATCAAAGTCCCTATGGCCGAAAATCACTCCTCTTTTCATCAATCTTGCAGGATCCTCGATTTGGCCTACAAGCTCGGAAAAGGCTTTTATGCCGAACTGATTAACTAATTTATCATAATCTACTATAGATGAGCCCCATGGATCAATCAAAAAATCACCTTGAATATAATATCTCTATTTAAATTGAATAATCGAATAATAATTAATATGTTTTTATTTATAAGTGCTTAAATAATTATAGGTATTTTTAATTAAAATCATATAAATTTTTTTAGCAAAAATTCATGAATTTTTACCATACAACTTTAACTATGCAATTCTATTAATTAAATATGATTTACAAGTTTATAAAAATAACTAATTGAAAAATAAAAAAATTGAGAAAATTAACATATTATCACTACAAAAAAGTGAAAAAGTTTTGGTCAAGGTTTTTGGCCGAAGGCCAAAAAGCTTGGTTAAGGTCTTGTCCACTCTATATTGTAATAAGTGACATCCAAATCATCATCGACCACTGCAAGCAAGAGTTTCTTGTTTACACCGTGAGAGACTCTCACATAGCTTGCAAAGTCCAATACGTTCACTTCATTCTTTTCATAGAGCACCTTCACCAGGAAATCAGAGTGGGCTTGACCCGGACCAGTGCCCCTTTCATAAAGCCTGAATTCGGATCCGTACTTAAATCCGGTCTTGATTATGTATCCTCTGTTTTTCAAATCCCTGTAAACAAGGTATTTGCCATAGATCTCCTCATCCTTAATCAAATCGATGATGTGATTCAATTCACACTTTTCATCATTCTCATAAATGTCCAAACGTCCGCTTTCCATCAGATAGCAAGCTTCGATGATGGACAGCTCCAGACAATCCTCGGACAGCTTACCGAACTGGCTTTTCTGATTAAGGGAAATGGCCCTTTGATTGCCTTCCTCAATCTTTACGGTTACAATACCTT comes from the Methanobrevibacter sp. genome and includes:
- the endA gene encoding tRNA-intron lyase, with amino-acid sequence MRGDLCEGIVTVKIEEGNQRAISLNQKSQFGKLSEDCLELSIIEACYLMESGRLDIYENDEKCELNHIIDLIKDEEIYGKYLVYRDLKNRGYIIKTGFKYGSEFRLYERGTGPGQAHSDFLVKVLYEKNEVNVLDFASYVRVSHGVNKKLLLAVVDDDLDVTYYNIEWTRP